One Corynebacterium appendicis CIP 107643 DNA window includes the following coding sequences:
- a CDS encoding BCCT family transporter gives MRKLRADPLIFFTAVGFIFAFVALTIGFGERARDTYSSVSTWMMDNFAWLYIGGVSAVFIFLIVLFVSKYGNYRLGDDDDEPEYSLPVWFSMLFAAGMGATLMFWGAAEPLHHAYDPPRGGYESMSRDAIRQAFEFTYYHFGIHMWVIFTLPGLAMGYFIYKRKMPARYSSIFSPLLGSKVYQWPGKLLDAIGIIGTVFGLAVSVGLGVLQISAGLNILWGVPLVTWVELGVIIFITVCASVSVATGLDKGVKLLSNLNIIGSIALLAFLFVMGPTLKIIEHLTESFGIYASSLPELMFWVDSYNDNPGWHATWTAFYWAWTICWSPYVGMFFARISRGRTVRQFIAGTILLPTVFDIVWFATFGRTAIDVEANDPGVLTGPVVEDGETPQALFTLLAQYPLYFISGAVALAVIIFYFVTSIDSAALVMDMFTSGEEEATPRYYRVAWAVAVGTVTAALLFINDSGIQALQEVVIIIALPFFIVYFIMMFSLVKAMSDDAAAERRFRSRQWEKTDTPEKYEEADAKPAPGYDEEGNEIDRPELEYDYDNETWRLTETLVIEGEAETEEDGEDVVEVVEVEVPEGTPVEIEGERR, from the coding sequence ATGCGCAAACTTCGCGCTGATCCACTGATCTTTTTCACTGCTGTCGGATTCATCTTCGCTTTCGTGGCTCTCACTATCGGTTTCGGTGAGCGCGCCCGCGACACGTATTCCAGTGTCTCCACCTGGATGATGGACAACTTCGCCTGGCTGTACATCGGAGGAGTGTCCGCGGTGTTCATCTTCCTGATTGTCCTGTTCGTGTCTAAGTACGGCAATTACCGGCTCGGCGACGACGACGATGAACCCGAGTACTCCCTCCCCGTCTGGTTCTCCATGCTGTTCGCTGCGGGCATGGGTGCGACGCTGATGTTCTGGGGTGCCGCGGAGCCTCTGCACCACGCGTACGACCCGCCGCGCGGCGGGTACGAGTCCATGAGCCGCGACGCGATCCGCCAGGCGTTCGAGTTCACCTACTACCACTTCGGCATTCACATGTGGGTGATCTTCACGCTGCCGGGCCTGGCCATGGGCTATTTCATCTACAAGCGAAAGATGCCCGCGCGCTATTCGTCGATCTTCTCGCCGCTGCTCGGCTCCAAGGTCTACCAGTGGCCGGGCAAGCTTCTCGACGCCATCGGCATCATCGGCACCGTCTTCGGCCTCGCCGTCTCCGTGGGCCTGGGCGTGCTGCAGATCAGCGCGGGCCTGAACATCCTGTGGGGTGTGCCGCTGGTGACCTGGGTTGAACTCGGGGTCATCATTTTCATCACCGTCTGCGCCTCCGTGTCCGTGGCCACGGGCCTGGACAAGGGCGTGAAGCTGCTGTCGAACCTGAACATCATCGGTTCGATCGCGTTGCTGGCCTTCCTCTTCGTCATGGGGCCGACCCTGAAAATCATCGAGCACCTCACCGAGTCCTTCGGCATTTACGCATCGTCGTTGCCGGAGCTGATGTTCTGGGTCGACTCCTACAACGACAACCCGGGCTGGCACGCCACCTGGACCGCGTTCTACTGGGCGTGGACGATCTGTTGGTCACCGTACGTGGGTATGTTCTTCGCCCGCATTTCCCGCGGCCGCACCGTGCGCCAGTTCATTGCCGGCACGATCCTCCTGCCGACTGTCTTCGACATCGTCTGGTTCGCCACCTTCGGCCGCACCGCGATCGACGTGGAGGCGAATGACCCGGGCGTGCTCACTGGCCCAGTGGTGGAAGACGGGGAGACCCCGCAGGCGCTGTTCACCCTGCTGGCGCAGTATCCGCTGTACTTCATCAGTGGTGCGGTGGCGCTCGCGGTGATCATCTTCTACTTCGTCACCTCAATCGACTCCGCGGCGTTGGTGATGGACATGTTCACTAGCGGCGAGGAGGAAGCGACTCCGCGGTACTACCGCGTCGCCTGGGCGGTCGCAGTCGGCACGGTGACAGCTGCGTTGCTGTTCATCAACGATTCCGGCATCCAAGCACTGCAGGAAGTGGTGATCATCATCGCCCTGCCGTTCTTCATCGTGTACTTCATCATGATGTTCTCGCTGGTGAAGGCGATGAGCGACGACGCTGCAGCTGAGCGCCGCTTCCGTTCCCGCCAGTGGGAGAAGACCGACACCCCCGAGAAGTACGAGGAAGCCGACGCCAAGCCTGCCCCGGGCTACGACGAAGAGGGCAACGAGATCGACCGCCCTGAGCTCGAGTACGACTACGATAACGAGACCTGGCGCCTCACCGAGACCCTCGTCATCGAGGGCGAGGCCGAGACCGAAGAGGACGGCGAAGATGTCGTTGAAGTGGTCGAGGTAGAAGTGCCGGAGGGCACGCCGGTGGAGATTGAGGGTGAGCGTCGATAA
- a CDS encoding cation diffusion facilitator family transporter, with translation MSEQKLLERFMWLSIAASAFVIALKIVAAVVTGSVGFFSDAVESLINLIAACVGLWAIKLAAKPADDNHNFGHARAEYLSAQVEGFLILVASVVIIIAAIGRIIEPQPLEQLGIGLAFSVVATVINAAVGFVLIRAGKKYRSTALDADGRHLITDLWTTVGVIVGMALVWLTGWEILDPIVALVVGANILFTGYSLLRGAILGLLSETLPEEEVATLKGFLADYSAANGVEFTSVRTTSAGRQRYVDLVMQVPGAWTVDRSHDHADVVEEGIAAALGDAETVIHVEPLGHPTTVGPKSA, from the coding sequence ATGTCCGAACAGAAATTGCTTGAGCGGTTCATGTGGCTGTCTATCGCCGCATCTGCCTTCGTCATCGCGCTGAAGATAGTCGCAGCGGTGGTCACCGGCTCCGTCGGCTTCTTTTCCGACGCTGTGGAGTCCTTGATCAACCTCATCGCCGCCTGCGTTGGCCTGTGGGCGATCAAGCTAGCCGCGAAACCCGCCGACGACAACCATAACTTCGGCCACGCTCGCGCCGAATACCTCTCCGCGCAGGTGGAGGGCTTCCTCATCCTTGTCGCGTCCGTAGTCATCATCATCGCCGCGATCGGCCGCATTATTGAGCCGCAGCCGCTCGAGCAACTCGGGATCGGGCTGGCCTTTTCTGTCGTGGCGACCGTGATCAACGCGGCCGTGGGGTTCGTGCTCATCCGGGCGGGCAAGAAATACCGTTCCACGGCTCTCGACGCTGACGGGCGCCACCTGATCACTGACTTATGGACCACCGTCGGCGTCATCGTCGGCATGGCGCTAGTGTGGCTGACCGGCTGGGAGATCCTCGACCCGATCGTGGCTTTGGTAGTCGGCGCGAACATCCTGTTCACTGGCTACTCGCTGCTGCGCGGCGCGATTCTCGGCCTGCTGTCGGAGACTCTGCCGGAAGAGGAAGTCGCCACCCTGAAGGGATTCCTCGCTGACTACTCCGCCGCCAATGGAGTCGAGTTCACATCCGTGCGCACCACCTCCGCGGGCCGCCAGCGCTACGTCGACCTGGTCATGCAGGTCCCCGGGGCGTGGACCGTCGACCGCTCCCACGACCACGCCGATGTCGTGGAAGAAGGCATTGCTGCTGCCCTGGGCGATGCCGAGACGGTCATTCATGTCGAGCCGTTGGGCCACCCCACCACCGTCGGGCCGAAATCCGCCTAA
- a CDS encoding aminotransferase class V-fold PLP-dependent enzyme: protein MTDNTLPRPDIDPDGLLEYSAVFSDRSLNHMSAKFIGIMQELQAILRETYHASSVAVVPGGGTFAMEAVARQFARGKEALVIRTGNFSYRWTQIFDASGVTEKVTVLNAEPTSDDERASYVPPAIDDAVERIRTERPNLVFAAHVETAAGLELPVDYISKLADAAHEADGLMVLDCVAAGTKWINMEATGVDILITAPQKGWSGSPATGYVMFSEDGRAQLDNTTSDSFAMDLAKWTAISEGYVDGTAAYHATLPTDTIAHNLELMKEAKEIGLDELTKRQVELGTKVRELLAEKGYVSVAAPGFEASSIVVMHAAAPEQATGAAFKQAGIQIAGGVPLQIGEPESFSTFRIGLFGLDKWADVDGAVARFAEALDRV from the coding sequence ATGACTGACAACACTCTCCCCCGCCCCGACATCGACCCAGACGGCCTGCTGGAATACTCGGCCGTGTTCAGCGACCGGTCGTTGAACCATATGTCCGCCAAGTTCATCGGCATCATGCAGGAACTTCAGGCAATCCTGCGTGAGACGTACCACGCGTCATCCGTGGCTGTGGTTCCCGGCGGCGGCACGTTCGCGATGGAAGCTGTTGCGCGCCAGTTCGCACGCGGCAAGGAGGCGCTGGTCATCCGGACCGGCAACTTCTCCTACCGCTGGACGCAGATTTTCGATGCCTCCGGCGTGACCGAGAAAGTCACGGTGCTCAACGCCGAGCCGACTTCGGACGATGAGCGCGCTTCCTACGTCCCGCCGGCGATCGACGACGCCGTGGAGCGCATCCGCACCGAGCGCCCCAACCTCGTGTTCGCGGCGCACGTAGAGACAGCAGCGGGCCTCGAGCTACCCGTCGACTACATTTCCAAGCTTGCCGACGCTGCCCACGAGGCCGACGGCCTGATGGTCCTCGACTGCGTCGCCGCCGGCACCAAGTGGATCAACATGGAGGCCACCGGCGTGGACATCCTCATCACCGCGCCGCAGAAGGGCTGGTCCGGCTCCCCGGCCACCGGCTACGTCATGTTCTCCGAGGACGGCCGCGCGCAGCTGGACAACACCACCTCCGACAGCTTCGCCATGGACCTGGCCAAGTGGACCGCCATCTCCGAGGGCTACGTGGACGGCACCGCCGCCTACCACGCAACGCTGCCCACCGACACCATCGCGCACAACCTCGAGCTGATGAAGGAAGCGAAGGAAATCGGTCTAGATGAGCTGACCAAGCGCCAGGTCGAGCTGGGCACTAAGGTCCGTGAGCTGCTGGCCGAGAAGGGCTACGTCTCTGTTGCAGCCCCTGGCTTCGAGGCCTCCTCCATCGTGGTCATGCACGCCGCCGCGCCGGAGCAGGCCACCGGTGCCGCGTTCAAGCAGGCCGGCATCCAGATCGCCGGCGGTGTCCCGCTGCAGATCGGCGAGCCCGAGAGTTTCTCCACCTTCCGCATCGGCCTCTTCGGCCTGGACAAATGGGCCGACGTGGACGGCGCGGTCGCGCGTTTCGCTGAGGCGCTGGATCGGGTCTAG
- a CDS encoding glycerol dehydrogenase, with amino-acid sequence MGRWIIAIIGAVVGALLTGFILSQLGVTGILYTILVLVGSAICSSLAGTLANRINR; translated from the coding sequence ATGGGTCGTTGGATCATCGCCATCATCGGTGCCGTTGTTGGCGCGCTGCTCACCGGTTTCATTCTCAGCCAGCTCGGTGTGACTGGCATTCTCTACACCATTCTGGTGCTCGTCGGTTCCGCCATCTGCTCGTCGCTCGCGGGCACGCTGGCCAACCGCATCAACCGTTAG
- a CDS encoding LLM class oxidoreductase has product MNPLFEVSDTPHWQLPGFTRTFWPGELTVGLTLPIEEDAESNPLDSLDNQLRLIRKAEAGGVAAIWVRDIPLRVETFGDVGQVYDPWMYLSHIAAHTDAIALGTAAIVVPFQHPLLLAKRAGTIDRLSRGRFLMGVATGDRPEEFPAFGQDKGKRDEEFRERIAAYRRATLTTHTPVRWSGGRMGGADVVPKPQAREVPLLATGSCQQTLEWRAEHTHGWLMYHKGLEIQRQNVRNWNTAVADWAAREGVAGTPAAYKPFAESLWLDLHEDPDAPAAGGSFGYRLGRNTLIELLRSQRAAGISHVMVNFRSSKRSAEEQIDELIEYVIPALKR; this is encoded by the coding sequence ATGAATCCGCTCTTCGAAGTCTCTGACACCCCGCACTGGCAGCTTCCCGGTTTCACACGCACTTTCTGGCCGGGCGAGCTCACCGTCGGCCTCACCCTGCCCATCGAGGAGGATGCGGAGTCGAATCCGCTCGACAGCCTGGATAACCAGCTGCGCCTCATCCGCAAGGCCGAGGCCGGGGGAGTGGCCGCGATCTGGGTGCGCGATATTCCGCTGCGCGTCGAGACGTTCGGCGACGTCGGACAGGTCTACGACCCCTGGATGTACCTGAGCCACATCGCCGCGCACACGGACGCGATCGCTTTGGGCACCGCAGCCATCGTCGTGCCCTTCCAGCACCCGCTGCTTTTGGCCAAGCGTGCCGGCACCATCGACCGCCTCAGCCGCGGCCGCTTTCTCATGGGCGTGGCCACGGGCGACCGCCCCGAGGAGTTTCCCGCGTTCGGCCAGGACAAAGGCAAGCGCGACGAAGAATTCCGCGAAAGAATCGCAGCTTATCGACGAGCCACCCTCACCACCCACACCCCCGTCCGCTGGTCCGGTGGCCGGATGGGCGGAGCCGATGTCGTCCCCAAACCCCAGGCCCGCGAGGTGCCCCTCTTGGCCACCGGCTCCTGCCAGCAGACTCTCGAGTGGCGCGCCGAGCACACCCACGGCTGGCTGATGTACCACAAGGGCCTGGAGATCCAACGCCAGAACGTGCGCAATTGGAACACCGCCGTGGCCGATTGGGCCGCCCGCGAAGGTGTCGCAGGGACCCCGGCCGCCTACAAGCCCTTCGCCGAGTCCCTGTGGCTCGACCTGCACGAGGACCCTGACGCGCCCGCCGCCGGCGGCAGCTTCGGTTACCGCCTCGGCCGCAACACTCTCATCGAGCTGTTGCGCTCTCAACGGGCGGCGGGGATCAGCCACGTCATGGTCAATTTCCGCTCCAGCAAGCGTTCCGCCGAGGAGCAGATCGACGAGCTGATCGAGTACGTGATCCCCGCGCTGAAGCGCTAG
- the thiS gene encoding sulfur carrier protein ThiS → MQLVINGEKVQTEAANVGELLRERLGEVPAGTAVAVNGEVAPKSEWEFTQLDDGAQVDILTAVQGG, encoded by the coding sequence ATGCAGCTAGTCATTAACGGTGAAAAGGTCCAGACGGAAGCGGCGAATGTCGGCGAGCTCTTGCGCGAGCGTCTCGGCGAGGTACCGGCGGGAACGGCCGTAGCGGTGAACGGCGAGGTCGCGCCCAAGTCCGAGTGGGAATTCACACAGCTTGACGACGGCGCCCAGGTAGACATCCTCACCGCCGTGCAGGGAGGCTAA
- the chrA gene encoding chromate efflux transporter: protein MSTSRTDLNKQSPWEVFTIFTRLGCTSFGGPTAHLGYFRDEFVEKRKWFSDRQYADLVALCQFLPGPASSQVGMAIGLQRAGYMGMFLAWAGFTLPSVVLMVAFALGVAQLGDISEAGWLLGLKAAAVAVVAQAVYGMAKNLVTGKIHAAIAVAALVLVLLVPHPLIQVGAIVLGIVVGLAFLRDKKDADKPTPADSGSHTVGIVCLVLFFALLFALPALEHLAREAGIFSTFYRAGALVFGGGHVVLPLLETVTVGEGLVDHDTFLAGYGAAQAMPGPLFTFASFLGASAEGMNWALGATIATVAIFLPAALLVLGAMPFWERLRTMPRAGAALAGANAAVVGILGAALYTPVFTAGITGVVTLSIAVVCYAALISWKVPPWAVVIGAALVGWVVL from the coding sequence ATGTCCACTTCCCGCACTGACCTGAATAAACAATCCCCGTGGGAGGTCTTCACGATCTTCACGCGCCTCGGCTGCACGTCCTTCGGCGGGCCGACAGCGCACTTGGGATACTTCCGCGACGAGTTTGTGGAGAAGCGCAAGTGGTTCTCTGACAGGCAGTACGCCGACTTGGTGGCATTGTGCCAGTTCCTGCCCGGCCCGGCGTCGAGCCAGGTGGGCATGGCGATCGGCCTGCAGCGAGCCGGGTACATGGGCATGTTCCTGGCGTGGGCGGGTTTCACCTTGCCGTCCGTGGTGCTCATGGTTGCGTTCGCCCTCGGGGTGGCGCAGCTCGGCGACATCAGCGAGGCAGGCTGGCTGCTCGGCTTGAAGGCGGCGGCCGTGGCTGTCGTGGCGCAGGCCGTGTACGGCATGGCGAAGAACCTGGTCACAGGTAAGATTCACGCGGCGATCGCCGTGGCTGCGCTGGTGCTCGTTCTGCTCGTGCCGCACCCGCTGATCCAGGTCGGCGCGATCGTGCTCGGCATCGTTGTCGGCCTGGCGTTTCTGCGCGACAAGAAAGACGCGGACAAACCGACGCCAGCTGACAGTGGCTCGCACACCGTCGGCATCGTCTGCCTTGTGCTGTTCTTCGCGCTGCTGTTCGCGCTGCCGGCTTTGGAGCACCTTGCCAGAGAGGCGGGTATTTTCAGCACCTTCTACCGCGCGGGCGCCCTCGTCTTCGGTGGCGGCCACGTGGTGCTGCCGCTGCTGGAGACGGTCACGGTTGGCGAGGGGCTCGTGGACCACGACACCTTCCTCGCCGGCTACGGTGCCGCCCAGGCGATGCCCGGCCCGCTATTCACCTTCGCGTCCTTCCTCGGCGCGAGCGCGGAGGGCATGAACTGGGCGCTCGGTGCGACGATTGCCACCGTCGCGATCTTCCTGCCGGCAGCGCTGCTCGTTCTCGGCGCGATGCCGTTTTGGGAGCGCCTCCGCACGATGCCACGCGCGGGTGCGGCGCTGGCCGGCGCGAACGCCGCTGTCGTGGGAATTCTCGGCGCGGCGCTGTACACCCCGGTCTTCACCGCCGGCATCACAGGAGTGGTCACGCTGTCCATCGCCGTGGTCTGCTACGCCGCGCTGATTTCGTGGAAGGTGCCGCCGTGGGCGGTGGTCATCGGTGCAGCACTCGTCGGTTGGGTGGTGCTATGA
- a CDS encoding response regulator transcription factor, producing the protein MIRVLIADDQGLLVGALSALLNLEKDIEVVATCRSGDGVVEAVREHNVDVALLDIEMPGRTGLELAADLAGSSCKVLIVTTFGRPGYLRTALEAGASGFIVKDTPPDQLADAVRRTHAGLRVVDPQVAEESLFTPPSPLTAREVEVAREALTGAEIKQIAARLNLSTGTVRNYISAIMTKTGAPNRFAAARTCDDNGWL; encoded by the coding sequence ATGATCCGGGTGCTCATCGCCGACGACCAAGGGCTGCTCGTCGGAGCGTTGTCTGCATTGCTCAACCTCGAGAAGGATATAGAGGTCGTAGCCACTTGCCGTTCCGGCGATGGTGTCGTCGAAGCGGTACGGGAGCACAATGTGGATGTGGCGTTGCTCGATATTGAAATGCCCGGCCGCACCGGCCTGGAGCTCGCTGCCGACCTCGCGGGATCCTCGTGCAAGGTGCTCATCGTGACCACGTTTGGGCGACCCGGATACCTGCGCACGGCCTTAGAAGCCGGGGCTTCCGGTTTCATTGTGAAGGACACTCCCCCAGACCAGCTTGCCGACGCAGTGCGTCGCACACACGCCGGTCTGCGGGTCGTCGATCCGCAGGTCGCGGAGGAATCCCTGTTCACTCCGCCGTCACCGCTGACTGCGCGCGAGGTCGAGGTCGCCCGTGAGGCGCTCACCGGTGCAGAAATCAAGCAGATCGCGGCGCGGTTGAACCTCTCCACGGGGACGGTGCGCAACTACATTTCGGCGATCATGACCAAGACTGGAGCACCCAACCGCTTTGCAGCCGCGCGCACCTGCGACGACAATGGCTGGCTCTGA
- the thiO gene encoding glycine oxidase ThiO: MAEQKIAILGAGIVGLSTALTLANRGHNVTVYDPEPASGATWHAGGMLAPAAEVVYKQDPLFPLMIAAGKWYPELIELTAKHTDKPTGYRTDGTLVVAKDRADKTHLEELQAYQELHGMTTERITTREARKLEGALAPSISGAVHIPGDHQVWPRLFAAALQDACANAGVEFVAEAVNDVNDVDAEQVVLANGLGARETTGWFDGENPLKLRPVYGDMVELRVPEHQRPLIDHVIRGFVEDRPVYLIPRQDGTLTIGATTREDDRPEPQAGGVLQLLRDASEIVPGIEDCDFIETHVGARPGSPDDLPYLGRVSDRVVVSTGYFRHGILLAAMGARCGAALVEGQEPPVELGACDPLRHSRRN; this comes from the coding sequence ATGGCAGAACAGAAGATTGCAATCCTCGGAGCAGGCATCGTCGGCCTGTCCACCGCGCTGACGTTGGCAAATCGTGGCCACAACGTGACCGTCTACGATCCGGAGCCTGCCAGCGGCGCGACCTGGCACGCGGGCGGGATGCTCGCACCGGCGGCAGAGGTGGTCTACAAGCAGGACCCGCTGTTTCCGCTGATGATCGCGGCTGGCAAGTGGTATCCGGAACTGATCGAGCTGACGGCGAAACACACCGACAAACCGACCGGCTACCGCACTGACGGAACGCTGGTGGTGGCGAAAGACCGCGCCGACAAGACGCACCTAGAGGAACTGCAGGCCTACCAGGAGCTCCACGGCATGACGACAGAGCGGATCACCACGCGGGAGGCGAGGAAGCTGGAGGGGGCGCTGGCACCGTCGATAAGCGGGGCGGTGCATATCCCCGGCGACCACCAGGTGTGGCCGCGGCTGTTCGCGGCCGCGCTGCAGGACGCGTGCGCGAATGCGGGCGTGGAATTCGTGGCGGAGGCCGTGAACGACGTCAACGACGTCGATGCCGAGCAGGTCGTGCTGGCCAATGGGCTCGGCGCGCGCGAGACGACGGGCTGGTTCGATGGCGAGAATCCATTAAAGCTGCGGCCGGTCTACGGCGACATGGTGGAGCTGCGCGTGCCGGAGCACCAGCGCCCGCTGATTGACCACGTGATCCGAGGTTTCGTGGAGGACCGGCCGGTGTACCTGATTCCGCGCCAGGACGGCACGCTCACGATCGGCGCGACGACGCGCGAGGACGACCGCCCGGAACCGCAGGCTGGCGGCGTTTTGCAACTGTTGCGTGACGCCAGCGAGATCGTGCCCGGCATCGAGGATTGCGATTTCATCGAAACGCACGTCGGCGCGCGCCCCGGATCCCCGGACGACCTGCCGTATCTCGGCCGGGTCAGCGACCGCGTGGTGGTGTCCACCGGCTATTTCCGCCACGGCATCCTGCTCGCCGCCATGGGCGCGAGGTGCGGGGCCGCGCTGGTCGAAGGACAAGAACCACCTGTAGAGTTGGGGGCCTGTGATCCCCTGCGCCATTCAAGGAGGAACTAA
- a CDS encoding thiazole synthase, with protein MLEIAGKQFNSHLIMGTGGASSQDMLERALVASGTELTTVAMRRFAAKQDGRGESVFDLLNRLDIAPLPNTAGCRTARDAVITAKLAREALGTDWVKLEVIADDRTLLPDVVETVDACELLISEGFTVLAYTSDDPVAAKKLEDLGAAAVMPLGSPIGTGLGILNPHNIELICSRAEVPILIDAGVGTASDAALAMELGCDGVLLASAVNRCQDPEAMARAMRLAVEGGMLARGAGRIPKREHAVASSSFVGLASWADEVL; from the coding sequence GTGCTGGAAATCGCAGGCAAGCAATTCAACTCGCACCTGATCATGGGCACTGGCGGGGCGAGTTCGCAGGACATGCTGGAGCGCGCACTGGTGGCGTCGGGCACCGAGCTGACCACGGTGGCGATGCGACGCTTCGCCGCGAAGCAGGACGGCAGGGGCGAATCCGTCTTCGACCTGCTGAACCGCCTGGATATCGCACCGCTGCCGAACACCGCCGGTTGCCGCACCGCGCGCGACGCGGTGATCACCGCGAAGCTCGCACGGGAAGCACTGGGCACTGACTGGGTGAAGCTCGAGGTCATCGCCGACGACCGCACTCTCCTGCCCGATGTGGTGGAGACGGTCGACGCGTGCGAGCTGCTGATTAGCGAAGGCTTCACCGTCCTCGCCTACACCTCCGACGACCCGGTGGCGGCGAAGAAGCTCGAGGACCTGGGCGCTGCTGCGGTCATGCCGCTCGGCTCCCCCATCGGCACCGGTCTGGGCATTTTGAACCCGCACAATATCGAGCTGATCTGCTCGCGCGCGGAAGTACCCATTCTCATCGACGCCGGTGTGGGCACTGCGTCCGACGCAGCGTTGGCAATGGAGCTCGGCTGCGACGGCGTTCTGCTGGCCAGCGCCGTCAACCGCTGCCAGGACCCGGAGGCTATGGCGAGGGCCATGAGGCTCGCGGTCGAGGGCGGCATGCTCGCACGTGGCGCGGGGAGGATTCCGAAGCGGGAGCATGCGGTGGCGTCGTCAAGCTTCGTGGGCCTGGCGAGCTGGGCAGACGAGGTGTTGTAG
- a CDS encoding ThiF family adenylyltransferase, which yields MISLPEQELRRTARQMNLPGFGPDQQEALHRAHVLVIGAGGLGCPVMQTLAATGVGHISLIDDDVVDLTNIHRQILFGASDVGRKKTEVAAERLRELQPGIEVRTIDGRMDASNAVELLEDIDLLIDGSDTFTTKFMAADAAEITGTPLVWGSVLRYRGDVALWWSGPGAPEDGVGMRDLYPDQPDADSVPDCATAGVLGVTTSVVGGLMSTEVIKFLTGVGEAPVGTLRMYDALTTQIRSFAVRHDPGRELATSFGDYEGAVCAVPAHDNEELLTAVATGSAVALDVREEHEKALKDISAVRSGHIPTSELEGNPALGDEFIDTLPQGTDVVVYCASGKRSQGFVDKHAAHAAERGISLTSLPGGVNAL from the coding sequence GTGATTTCTCTTCCTGAGCAAGAACTCCGCCGCACCGCCCGCCAGATGAATCTGCCCGGTTTCGGGCCGGACCAACAAGAAGCGCTTCACCGCGCGCATGTGCTGGTCATCGGAGCGGGAGGGCTCGGCTGCCCCGTGATGCAGACGCTCGCGGCGACAGGCGTCGGGCACATTTCGCTTATCGACGACGACGTGGTCGACCTGACTAATATTCACCGCCAGATTCTCTTCGGAGCCTCCGATGTGGGCCGGAAAAAGACCGAAGTGGCCGCTGAGCGCCTGCGCGAACTCCAGCCCGGCATCGAGGTGAGAACCATCGACGGCCGCATGGACGCCTCCAACGCCGTAGAGCTACTCGAGGACATCGACTTGCTCATCGACGGCTCCGATACCTTCACCACCAAATTCATGGCCGCCGACGCTGCCGAGATCACCGGCACTCCCCTTGTGTGGGGGTCGGTGCTGCGCTACCGCGGCGACGTGGCCCTGTGGTGGTCCGGCCCCGGCGCCCCGGAGGACGGCGTGGGCATGCGCGACCTCTACCCCGACCAGCCCGACGCGGACTCCGTGCCAGACTGCGCCACCGCCGGCGTGCTCGGCGTGACCACGAGCGTGGTCGGCGGGCTCATGTCCACCGAGGTCATCAAGTTCCTCACCGGCGTCGGCGAGGCACCGGTGGGCACCCTGCGCATGTACGACGCCCTGACCACCCAGATCCGCAGCTTCGCCGTCCGCCACGACCCCGGCCGCGAACTGGCCACCAGCTTCGGCGACTACGAGGGCGCGGTGTGCGCGGTGCCGGCGCACGACAATGAAGAGCTTCTGACTGCGGTTGCGACGGGATCTGCCGTCGCCCTCGACGTGCGCGAGGAGCACGAGAAAGCGCTGAAGGACATTTCCGCGGTGCGAAGCGGGCACATCCCCACCTCAGAGTTGGAGGGGAATCCCGCGCTCGGCGACGAGTTCATCGACACTCTGCCCCAAGGCACCGATGTGGTGGTGTACTGCGCGTCGGGGAAGAGGTCGCAGGGGTTCGTCGATAAGCATGCAGCTCATGCAGCTGAGCGCGGAATCTCCCTGACGAGCTTGCCTGGCGGCGTGAACGCTCTCTAA